A window of Deltaproteobacteria bacterium contains these coding sequences:
- a CDS encoding fatty acid desaturase: MAYLVQHGFPYWLTLAVALVAGGFLVRVFILFHDCCHGSFFASRQANTILGYITGVLAFTPFEDWRRAHNTHHATAANLDRRGIGDVWTMTVEEYLTASKWRRIAYRFYRHPFIALGLASPLLFLFLHRFPTRGAGKRERRSVFRTNLALVIIAALANETIGLRTYLLVQLPIILIAGSLGLWLFYIQHQFEDVYWIRHEAWDPLKVALEGSSYFKLPKVLQWFTGNIGFHHVHHVRPSIPNYNLQPCHDHIPAFQEVKIMTLRSSLKTLQLRLCDEKRKKLVSFRALKTLREQHP, translated from the coding sequence CCTAGTGCGAGTATTCATCCTGTTCCATGATTGTTGTCATGGTTCGTTCTTCGCGTCGCGCCAGGCCAATACGATCCTCGGCTACATCACCGGCGTGCTCGCCTTCACGCCGTTTGAAGATTGGCGCCGCGCCCACAACACCCATCACGCCACGGCGGCCAACTTGGACCGGCGCGGCATCGGCGACGTGTGGACCATGACCGTCGAAGAGTATCTGACGGCATCGAAATGGCGCCGCATCGCCTACCGCTTCTACCGCCACCCATTTATCGCTCTCGGTTTGGCGTCGCCGCTGCTCTTTTTGTTCCTCCATCGATTTCCCACCCGAGGCGCAGGGAAACGCGAACGCCGCAGCGTGTTTCGCACCAATCTGGCGCTCGTGATCATTGCCGCGCTGGCCAACGAAACCATCGGTTTGCGTACCTATCTGCTGGTGCAACTGCCAATCATTCTGATCGCCGGCAGTCTGGGCCTCTGGCTGTTCTACATTCAGCATCAATTTGAGGACGTTTACTGGATCCGCCATGAAGCTTGGGATCCGCTCAAAGTGGCGCTCGAAGGCAGCTCCTATTTCAAGTTGCCGAAAGTCCTCCAATGGTTCACCGGCAACATCGGCTTTCATCACGTTCATCACGTGCGCCCGAGCATTCCCAATTACAACTTGCAACCATGCCACGACCACATTCCGGCGTTTCAGGAAGTCAAAATCATGACCCTGCGAAGCAGCTTGAAGACTCTGCAACTGCGGCTATGCGATGAAAAGCGCAAAAAGCTGGTGAGCTTTCGCGCGTTGAAGACGCTGCGCGAACAGCATCCTTAA